The Hyphomicrobium sp. MC1 genome window below encodes:
- a CDS encoding imelysin family protein — MMVRKVMIAVLAFLAFATEAVSADLPPEPLSHAGMVKAAIEQYIIPHIDGLKAATAPLPEAVEDVCKTGSPEAEKALQERFDKAVIAYAGVDFLRFGPMLEKGRREQISFWPDPRGFVARQMRLLLLNKDETIAQPGAIRKQSAAVQGLPALEALMHDKNVPLGPGDAARYRCLVAHAIAVNVASLATEVAEGWEKPNGWADKMLHPGPANDTYKSDSEAAVEVVKALIVGLGLTADLQVKPQIDAKVRLTPPYDKSGLQKAYYATSVASLHQLYDVLNLESWLPPDRLWMKDWVVGTWRTLESSDGVGGHMPHAKREDAPTLREVFDRTNGLRNMVANRLSVAAKLTVGFNELDGD, encoded by the coding sequence ATGATGGTACGAAAAGTCATGATCGCGGTGCTGGCGTTTTTGGCATTTGCGACGGAGGCGGTCAGCGCCGATCTGCCTCCTGAACCGCTGAGCCATGCGGGCATGGTGAAGGCTGCAATCGAACAATACATCATCCCGCACATCGATGGGCTGAAGGCTGCGACGGCGCCGTTGCCGGAAGCCGTCGAAGATGTTTGCAAGACGGGCTCGCCGGAAGCCGAAAAAGCGCTCCAAGAGCGCTTCGACAAGGCCGTTATCGCCTATGCGGGTGTCGATTTTCTGCGCTTCGGGCCGATGCTCGAAAAGGGGCGGCGCGAGCAGATTTCATTCTGGCCGGATCCGCGCGGGTTCGTTGCCCGGCAGATGCGGCTGTTGCTTTTGAACAAGGATGAAACGATTGCGCAGCCGGGCGCCATTCGCAAACAGAGCGCGGCTGTGCAGGGGCTTCCGGCGCTCGAAGCGCTGATGCACGATAAGAATGTGCCGCTGGGGCCGGGTGATGCCGCGCGTTACCGGTGCCTTGTGGCGCATGCGATTGCTGTCAATGTCGCAAGCCTCGCGACGGAAGTGGCCGAGGGCTGGGAGAAGCCAAACGGCTGGGCCGATAAGATGCTGCATCCAGGCCCCGCGAACGACACGTATAAAAGCGATAGCGAGGCGGCCGTCGAAGTCGTCAAGGCGTTGATCGTCGGCTTAGGGTTGACGGCCGATCTGCAGGTGAAGCCGCAGATCGATGCCAAGGTTCGGCTAACGCCGCCCTACGACAAATCGGGATTGCAGAAGGCTTATTACGCGACGAGCGTCGCGTCGCTGCATCAACTTTACGATGTTCTCAATCTTGAAAGCTGGTTGCCGCCCGATCGTCTCTGGATGAAGGATTGGGTAGTGGGGACATGGCGCACGCTCGAATCTAGCGACGGCGTCGGCGGGCATATGCCCCACGCGAAGCGAGAGGATGCGCCGACGCTTCGGGAAGTGTTCGATCGCACGAATGGATTGCGCAATATGGTCGCGAACAGGTTGTCGGTCGCGGCCAAACTGACGGTAGGTTTCAATGAACTCGATGGCGATTGA
- a CDS encoding Rrf2 family transcriptional regulator gives MRLTKQTGHAIRILIDCAQAKDQLVKVADVSDRLGVTKQNVFKIVHILSHAGFLTAVRGPNGGVRLARPATQIRVGDVVRAIEVTRVQVEGGNSDQPSEADPGNINAMFDDALTAFISVLDQHTLAELAVKSPIGFTETEPNGSSDSDHKLRSKKPAARGTRRT, from the coding sequence ATGCGCTTGACGAAGCAAACCGGCCACGCGATCCGCATTCTGATCGATTGTGCGCAGGCAAAAGACCAGCTTGTGAAAGTTGCTGACGTCTCAGACCGTCTGGGCGTCACGAAGCAGAATGTCTTCAAGATCGTCCACATTTTGTCGCACGCCGGATTTCTGACCGCCGTAAGAGGTCCCAACGGCGGCGTCCGCCTTGCCCGCCCGGCTACCCAAATCCGTGTCGGCGACGTGGTCCGCGCCATCGAAGTGACGCGCGTTCAAGTCGAGGGCGGGAATTCCGACCAGCCCAGCGAAGCCGACCCCGGCAACATCAACGCCATGTTCGACGACGCGCTGACAGCATTCATCTCTGTCCTCGATCAGCACACGCTTGCGGAGCTCGCGGTCAAGTCGCCGATCGGATTCACCGAAACCGAACCGAACGGATCGAGCGATTCGGACCACAAATTGCGTAGCAAGAAGCCGGCAGCACGCGGCACGCGGCGCACCTGA
- a CDS encoding di-heme oxidoredictase family protein, whose translation MTRRLQALSVLALFAGMLLPDAGCADPLDAAVGKALFDRQWIPAPSSTNGTDGLGPLFVSRSCTGCHARADGAHVVVRDDGKPDIAGAVVRFGTADGATDSYYGLELQTNAIPGLKSEGSARFLPHLSYNLNGPPLGEGVHAGVRLAPQLFGKAAFDDVSDEEIVKRAAANAKSGGPVKGRANVTPHGVGRYGWKAAHVSIDEQIAHAFAFDIGLSSPLFPLPYGDCTTAETACLSAPNGESPAFEGRELSSPMIGVVASYLKSLRARPVTEALALFTSTGCAACHVPALTARDGRQIPAFTDLLLHDMGPGLDDHVGEPGVKSFEWRTAPLINGRLRPEDRRYLHDGSAATVEDAIKRHGGEAEHSRNLFEALMVDDKKRLVDYVNGL comes from the coding sequence ATGACGCGGCGGTTGCAGGCCCTGTCGGTGCTGGCATTGTTCGCCGGAATGTTGCTGCCTGATGCCGGTTGCGCCGATCCGCTCGATGCTGCCGTCGGCAAAGCGCTGTTCGACCGGCAGTGGATTCCGGCGCCGTCTTCGACGAACGGAACGGATGGTCTTGGGCCGCTGTTTGTGTCGCGGTCATGCACGGGCTGTCATGCCCGCGCGGACGGTGCGCATGTGGTCGTGCGCGATGATGGCAAACCGGACATCGCTGGCGCAGTCGTTCGCTTCGGCACCGCCGACGGCGCCACAGATTCTTATTATGGTCTTGAACTGCAAACCAACGCGATCCCCGGATTGAAATCCGAGGGCAGCGCACGATTTCTACCGCACCTTAGTTACAACCTGAATGGGCCGCCGCTGGGGGAGGGCGTGCATGCGGGCGTTCGTCTTGCTCCGCAGTTGTTCGGCAAGGCCGCGTTCGACGACGTGTCGGACGAAGAGATCGTAAAGCGCGCCGCCGCCAACGCGAAGAGCGGTGGGCCCGTCAAAGGCCGCGCCAACGTCACGCCGCACGGCGTCGGCCGTTATGGCTGGAAAGCGGCGCACGTTTCGATCGACGAGCAGATCGCGCATGCGTTCGCGTTCGATATCGGGCTGTCGAGCCCGCTGTTTCCGTTGCCGTATGGCGACTGCACGACGGCTGAGACGGCCTGTCTGTCCGCGCCGAACGGCGAAAGTCCGGCGTTCGAGGGGCGCGAGCTTTCGTCGCCGATGATCGGTGTCGTCGCAAGTTATCTGAAATCGCTTCGCGCCCGGCCCGTGACTGAGGCTTTGGCGCTATTTACTTCGACGGGATGTGCGGCATGCCATGTCCCGGCGCTCACGGCGCGGGACGGGCGGCAAATTCCGGCCTTCACCGATCTTTTGCTTCACGATATGGGTCCAGGGCTCGATGACCATGTCGGAGAGCCGGGCGTGAAATCGTTCGAATGGCGGACGGCGCCGTTAATCAATGGCCGTTTGCGGCCCGAAGACCGGCGCTATCTTCACGACGGTTCGGCTGCAACGGTTGAAGACGCGATCAAGCGGCACGGTGGAGAAGCGGAACACAGCCGTAATCTTTTTGAGGCCTTGATGGTCGACGACAAGAAGCGACTGGTCGATTATGTGAATGGGCTATGA
- a CDS encoding DUF1513 domain-containing protein: protein MNSMAIDRRQMLVGTLAFVGATALRPEFAAAGTSAAYVTAARLADGSFGILLLSADGAILREVPLSARGHDIAVDQTSGRVVVFARRPGAFAVSFELNNATPPHVFTPGEGRHYFGHGSFSQDGRLLYASENDIATGMGVIGIYDVARSFKKIGEHSTFGMGPHEIMLLADGKTIACGNGGLDTTPEAGRENLNVDSMQPSLAFVDAESGKLLSKHEMTGDVQSLSIRHVTQDANGVVWFGGQWEGSPSETPPQIVGSAGLDRPFKLLEPQGKGGDDLKGYIGAMAVSNDGRFIAASAPKAGHVLYVDTATATIIGRSDLKDVCGLASEGARDFAVSSGFGVIRYETAQASTISERALQDIAFDNHLRRIA from the coding sequence ATGAACTCGATGGCGATTGATCGCAGGCAGATGCTGGTCGGCACGCTGGCGTTCGTCGGCGCGACGGCACTTCGACCGGAATTCGCGGCAGCGGGAACAAGCGCGGCTTACGTTACGGCAGCGCGCCTTGCTGACGGTTCGTTCGGCATTCTGCTGCTCAGCGCTGATGGGGCGATCTTGCGCGAAGTGCCGCTATCGGCCCGTGGACACGACATTGCTGTCGACCAGACGTCGGGGCGAGTCGTGGTGTTTGCTCGGCGACCTGGCGCGTTCGCGGTTTCTTTCGAACTCAACAACGCAACGCCACCGCATGTGTTCACGCCGGGCGAAGGACGCCACTACTTCGGGCATGGCTCGTTCTCGCAGGACGGGCGATTGCTTTACGCGTCCGAGAACGACATTGCGACGGGCATGGGCGTGATCGGCATTTATGATGTGGCCCGCAGCTTCAAGAAGATCGGCGAGCACTCGACGTTCGGCATGGGGCCGCACGAGATCATGCTGCTGGCTGACGGTAAGACGATCGCGTGCGGAAACGGCGGTCTCGATACGACACCCGAGGCGGGACGCGAAAATCTCAACGTCGATTCGATGCAGCCGTCGCTGGCGTTCGTCGATGCGGAAAGCGGCAAGCTTTTATCGAAACATGAGATGACGGGCGACGTGCAGTCGCTGTCGATCCGGCATGTGACGCAGGATGCGAACGGCGTTGTCTGGTTCGGCGGCCAATGGGAAGGCAGCCCGAGCGAGACGCCGCCGCAGATCGTTGGCAGCGCCGGGCTCGATCGGCCATTCAAGCTGCTCGAACCGCAAGGCAAAGGCGGAGATGATCTCAAGGGCTATATCGGCGCAATGGCAGTGAGCAACGACGGACGCTTCATTGCGGCGAGTGCGCCGAAGGCCGGACACGTGCTTTACGTCGATACCGCGACCGCAACCATCATTGGGCGTAGCGATCTGAAGGACGTTTGCGGTCTTGCGTCGGAAGGCGCGCGGGATTTCGCGGTATCGTCGGGCTTCGGCGTCATTCGCTACGAGACGGCGCAGGCGAGCACGATTTCAGAGCGCGCGCTACAGGACATCGCGTTCGACAATCACTTGCGGCGCATCGCCTGA
- a CDS encoding imelysin family protein produces the protein MSKKANLWTCATRFAAVSAVALAVSCGPALAAPPATKDIMKNYGDMAEAMYGDALAKAKDLDKSIDAFLASPNAETLAAARTAWKASRVPYMQTEGFRFGNKIVDDWEGEVNSWPLDEGLIDYVDEASYGDTKEENPLYTANVIANKKIRLGPKMLDASKIDKTVIAKLNSALDVEANVGTGYHAIEFLLWGQDLHGTGPGAGERPASDYDLKNCTHGNCDRRRDYLKAASGLLVDDLAEMVDDWKTDGKARKALAEQNDNAQLSTILTGLGSLSYGELAGERMKLGVLLHDPEEEHDCFSDNTHNSHYYDQVGMMEIWSGKYDGVTPVSGPSIAELARDKAPDAAKRVDDAMAVTLEKIKAIKTKADSGEMAYDQMLAAGNETGNKMILDAVDALVAQARAIEAVVAALGLKVKIEGSDSLDDPDKVAKAK, from the coding sequence ATGTCGAAGAAAGCAAATTTGTGGACCTGCGCAACTCGATTTGCGGCCGTATCGGCCGTTGCTCTGGCCGTCAGCTGTGGACCGGCGCTCGCGGCTCCGCCTGCCACCAAAGACATCATGAAAAACTACGGCGACATGGCCGAGGCAATGTATGGCGATGCGCTGGCGAAAGCCAAGGATCTCGACAAGTCGATTGACGCGTTTTTAGCGTCCCCGAACGCCGAGACGCTGGCGGCCGCGCGCACGGCCTGGAAAGCTTCGCGCGTTCCCTACATGCAGACTGAGGGCTTCCGCTTCGGCAATAAGATCGTCGACGATTGGGAGGGCGAGGTGAACTCGTGGCCGCTCGATGAAGGCCTCATCGATTATGTCGACGAAGCGAGCTACGGCGATACGAAGGAAGAAAATCCGCTCTACACGGCCAATGTCATCGCCAACAAGAAAATCCGCCTCGGGCCGAAAATGCTCGACGCCAGCAAGATCGACAAGACGGTCATCGCGAAGCTCAACAGCGCGCTCGATGTCGAAGCGAACGTCGGTACCGGATATCACGCGATCGAGTTCCTGCTCTGGGGACAGGATCTGCACGGCACAGGACCGGGTGCAGGCGAGCGTCCGGCAAGCGATTACGACCTCAAGAACTGCACGCATGGTAATTGCGACCGCCGCCGCGATTACCTGAAAGCCGCTTCGGGTCTGTTGGTCGATGATCTTGCCGAGATGGTCGATGACTGGAAGACGGACGGCAAAGCTCGCAAGGCGCTTGCGGAGCAGAACGACAATGCACAGCTCTCGACGATCCTCACGGGTCTTGGTTCGCTGTCGTACGGAGAGCTTGCAGGCGAGCGCATGAAGCTTGGCGTTCTGCTGCATGATCCGGAGGAAGAGCACGATTGCTTCTCCGACAACACGCATAACAGCCATTACTACGATCAGGTCGGCATGATGGAGATCTGGAGCGGCAAGTACGACGGCGTGACGCCGGTCAGTGGGCCGAGCATCGCCGAGCTTGCTCGCGATAAGGCGCCGGATGCCGCAAAGCGTGTCGATGATGCGATGGCGGTGACGCTGGAGAAGATCAAGGCGATCAAGACCAAGGCCGACTCCGGCGAAATGGCTTACGACCAGATGCTGGCGGCCGGGAACGAGACCGGAAACAAGATGATCCTGGATGCCGTCGATGCGCTCGTTGCGCAGGCGCGCGCTATCGAGGCGGTCGTTGCGGCGCTTGGCCTCAAAGTGAAGATCGAAGGGTCGGATAGTCTCGACGATCCCGATAAGGTCGCCAAGGCGAAGTAA
- a CDS encoding NTP transferase domain-containing protein — protein sequence MTVSAVILAAGRSSRFEDGHKLLVEIDGIPVVRHVCQALAASDVADIVLVTSEANGAVAKAAGPGRWRVAENPDARDGLSTSLRAGLKSISQDVDGLLVALADMPAISTELVNALVSAFRSNPAAIVFPVASDGRRGHPILWPKSLFPELMTVTGDSGGRAILTSHQALWRPVPCDDEGAFADIDTRADLEAFKARDQAMRRK from the coding sequence GTGACCGTCTCGGCTGTCATCCTAGCCGCCGGACGCTCATCCCGCTTCGAAGATGGCCATAAGCTGTTGGTTGAAATCGACGGCATTCCCGTTGTCCGCCACGTTTGCCAGGCGCTGGCAGCATCCGATGTTGCCGACATCGTGCTGGTGACATCAGAAGCGAATGGCGCCGTGGCAAAGGCAGCCGGACCAGGGCGCTGGCGCGTTGCCGAAAATCCTGACGCTCGCGATGGCCTCTCGACGTCGCTACGCGCCGGCCTGAAAAGCATCTCGCAAGACGTTGACGGCCTGCTCGTTGCGCTGGCCGACATGCCCGCCATTTCGACGGAGCTGGTGAATGCGCTTGTTTCGGCGTTCCGATCCAACCCGGCAGCCATCGTCTTTCCCGTCGCGAGCGACGGCCGCCGGGGGCACCCGATCCTCTGGCCCAAATCGCTCTTTCCAGAACTCATGACCGTCACGGGCGATAGCGGCGGCAGGGCGATCCTCACCTCGCATCAAGCACTTTGGCGACCTGTGCCGTGCGACGACGAAGGGGCCTTTGCCGACATCGACACCCGAGCCGACCTTGAGGCTTTCAAAGCCCGCGATCAGGCGATGCGCCGCAAGTGA
- a CDS encoding ATP-binding protein, with protein sequence MTGIGSSSDKNLTWIDLAAAMPDPAIVLDEASVILNYNAAARGLFDRLRQGVPLEHVNRDPELISAVSNALQNGEKGTAHLVPRGGAGQRLIATVAPLGAAVERPPIAALITIHDESEQHRLLEMRTDFIANASHELRTPLASVRGFIETLQGPARNDEKARERFLAIMADQAERMTRLIDDLLLLSRVEEKANLKPEGRVDVNDLIEDVTRSLMPFAEERHITIEVEPSAGPLIAMGDRDELFQVFHNLVENAVKYGKEGGSVKVSLLKKNSARDEKFPARAHVSITDNGPGIAPEHLPRLTERFYRVSAEHSRRIGGTGLGLAIVKHVLNRHEAELSVQSVVGQGTTFNVSLPAYK encoded by the coding sequence ATGACAGGCATTGGCTCAAGCTCAGATAAGAATTTGACTTGGATCGATCTCGCCGCCGCGATGCCCGATCCCGCGATCGTGCTCGATGAAGCCTCCGTCATCCTTAATTATAACGCTGCCGCCCGCGGCCTGTTCGACCGCCTTCGCCAAGGCGTCCCGCTCGAGCACGTCAACCGCGATCCCGAGTTGATCTCAGCCGTTTCCAACGCACTTCAGAACGGCGAGAAAGGCACCGCACATCTCGTTCCGCGCGGCGGTGCCGGTCAGCGTCTCATCGCCACTGTTGCCCCCCTCGGCGCCGCGGTAGAACGCCCGCCGATTGCCGCGCTAATTACAATCCATGATGAATCCGAGCAGCATCGCCTGCTTGAGATGCGCACGGACTTTATCGCCAACGCCAGCCACGAACTTAGAACACCGCTGGCATCCGTGCGCGGCTTCATCGAAACCCTGCAAGGCCCGGCGCGAAATGACGAAAAAGCCCGAGAACGCTTCCTCGCCATCATGGCCGATCAGGCCGAACGCATGACGCGCCTGATCGACGATCTGCTGCTGCTCAGCCGCGTCGAGGAAAAGGCCAACCTGAAGCCGGAAGGCCGCGTTGACGTCAACGATCTCATCGAAGACGTCACCCGCTCTTTGATGCCTTTTGCAGAAGAACGGCACATCACAATCGAGGTCGAACCATCAGCCGGCCCGCTGATTGCGATGGGCGATCGCGATGAGTTGTTCCAGGTCTTTCACAACCTCGTTGAAAATGCCGTCAAATACGGCAAAGAAGGCGGCTCCGTAAAAGTTTCCCTACTGAAGAAAAACAGTGCGCGAGACGAAAAATTTCCCGCACGCGCTCACGTCTCGATCACGGATAACGGTCCAGGCATCGCGCCTGAGCATTTGCCCCGCCTCACCGAGCGCTTCTACCGCGTTAGCGCCGAACATAGCCGCCGCATCGGCGGCACAGGTCTCGGCCTCGCGATCGTCAAGCACGTGCTGAACCGGCACGAAGCCGAGCTTTCCGTCCAATCGGTGGTCGGCCAGGGCACCACTTTCAACGTCTCTCTGCCCGCCTACAAATAA
- a CDS encoding multicopper oxidase family protein has product MVTRRDLMLGAAAFTASAGVGFVAPGRKVQAKEVIAKPIAHGVKSLALDLAERPTALPCFGGKTLPLWTFEAGPTFPIVRVKLGERLDTVFRNHLPRNGEVASIHWHGLRIPNAEDGVPYLTQQPIPPGGEGRYAFVPPDTGSFFFHTHCNSVEHFGRGLVGALIVEGDEIEPADAEYVLLAKDWRIGPDGKFLPFSTDEGAAKGGTPGTIRSVNGATSPVITVPSSANVRIRFYNLDPMRISEIGFEDAEAAIIAIDGNGLPPMTFESWRLGTAMRVDILLRTAAPGGSIKLYDYFAKEPFVLAEFKSEGPPKRSDAFEPTPLKVMPFPKLDEANAQIVPFEFSATPTGQSIADIGAGPGIELGPLCLTKRTFWAINKRAWPGQDHRDLGPPLAVLKSGQSYIFELDNTTPRSHPIHIHGHTFEVLNSSKRKLPRFRCDTVLLIPNERIQVGLVAGLPGKWMFHCHILEHQETGMMGYIEVV; this is encoded by the coding sequence ATGGTAACGCGTCGCGACCTCATGCTCGGAGCCGCAGCCTTCACCGCTAGCGCGGGGGTGGGGTTTGTCGCCCCCGGGCGTAAGGTTCAGGCAAAAGAAGTCATCGCCAAGCCGATCGCGCACGGCGTTAAGTCGCTTGCGCTCGATCTCGCAGAGCGGCCGACGGCATTACCATGTTTCGGCGGCAAGACGCTGCCGCTCTGGACGTTTGAAGCCGGCCCGACGTTTCCGATCGTGCGGGTTAAGCTCGGCGAGCGGCTCGATACGGTTTTCCGAAACCATCTGCCGCGCAACGGCGAGGTCGCCTCGATCCATTGGCACGGGCTTCGAATTCCGAACGCGGAAGATGGCGTTCCGTATCTGACACAGCAGCCGATACCGCCGGGCGGCGAGGGACGGTATGCATTCGTGCCGCCCGACACGGGCTCGTTCTTCTTTCACACGCACTGCAATTCGGTGGAGCACTTCGGGCGCGGATTGGTTGGCGCACTGATCGTCGAAGGTGACGAGATAGAGCCGGCGGATGCGGAATACGTGCTGCTTGCCAAAGACTGGCGCATCGGACCCGACGGCAAATTTCTTCCGTTCTCGACGGACGAGGGTGCAGCCAAAGGCGGGACGCCCGGAACGATCCGGTCCGTCAATGGTGCGACGTCGCCGGTGATCACGGTCCCATCGTCGGCGAATGTTCGTATCCGGTTTTACAACCTCGATCCGATGCGCATTTCCGAGATCGGATTTGAGGACGCGGAAGCTGCGATCATCGCCATCGATGGCAACGGTCTGCCGCCGATGACGTTCGAATCGTGGCGTCTCGGCACGGCGATGCGCGTCGATATTCTGTTGCGTACGGCAGCGCCCGGCGGGTCGATCAAACTCTATGATTACTTCGCGAAAGAACCGTTCGTGCTTGCCGAGTTCAAATCGGAAGGCCCGCCGAAACGCTCGGACGCGTTCGAGCCGACGCCGCTCAAGGTGATGCCGTTTCCGAAACTCGACGAAGCGAACGCGCAAATCGTTCCATTCGAGTTTTCAGCGACGCCGACAGGACAGTCCATCGCGGATATCGGCGCCGGTCCCGGCATCGAGCTTGGGCCGCTCTGTCTGACGAAGCGGACGTTCTGGGCGATCAACAAGCGCGCGTGGCCAGGGCAGGATCATCGCGATCTCGGGCCGCCGCTTGCGGTGCTGAAATCTGGGCAAAGCTATATATTCGAACTCGATAATACGACGCCGCGGTCGCATCCGATCCATATCCATGGCCACACATTTGAAGTGTTGAATTCAAGTAAACGGAAGCTTCCGCGCTTCCGTTGCGATACGGTGCTGCTGATCCCGAACGAGCGCATCCAGGTCGGATTGGTTGCGGGCCTTCCGGGAAAATGGATGTTCCATTGCCATATCCTCGAACATCAAGAGACGGGCATGATGGGGTACATCGAGGTCGTATGA
- a CDS encoding XdhC family protein produces MTDLKTAETPQKSDAPKTNPRAAARAWLEAGRPVAIATVIDTWGSAPVRAGGQMVIAGEDEFQGSVSGGCVEADVIAAGMDVIESGKPDTLSFGIADETAWRAGLACGGKIRVHVSKLDPKTDLDFLKKLDSAAAAREPVVVMTRLADGARQIYDGTSTTDPAIAEAIRRAHSGVDKSGETFLHALTPPPRIVIVGATHIGQHLATMATASGYDVKVIDPRTAFANATRFDPSQLIAGWPEDRFRKLTADPFSAVVTLTHVDHIDDEALSIALKSPCRYIGALGSRRTHAKRVDRLKAAGFTDADIARIHAPVGLNIEAETPGEIATSILAQIISAFRKAPDA; encoded by the coding sequence GTGACCGATCTCAAGACCGCTGAAACGCCTCAAAAATCCGACGCCCCGAAGACCAATCCTCGGGCCGCTGCAAGGGCTTGGCTCGAAGCCGGACGCCCCGTCGCCATTGCGACTGTCATCGACACCTGGGGATCGGCCCCCGTCCGCGCCGGCGGACAAATGGTTATCGCCGGCGAAGATGAGTTCCAGGGCTCGGTGTCGGGCGGGTGCGTCGAAGCCGACGTCATCGCCGCCGGAATGGACGTTATCGAGAGCGGCAAACCCGACACGCTGAGCTTCGGGATCGCCGACGAGACAGCCTGGCGCGCAGGCCTGGCATGTGGAGGTAAGATCCGCGTCCACGTCAGCAAGCTCGATCCGAAAACCGATCTCGACTTTCTGAAAAAACTCGACAGTGCCGCCGCCGCCCGCGAGCCCGTCGTCGTGATGACGCGCCTCGCCGACGGCGCGAGGCAAATCTATGACGGCACAAGCACAACTGATCCCGCCATCGCCGAAGCCATCCGCCGAGCCCATAGCGGCGTCGACAAAAGCGGTGAAACGTTTCTCCATGCCCTGACACCGCCGCCGCGCATCGTCATCGTCGGCGCGACCCACATCGGCCAACACTTGGCGACGATGGCGACCGCCTCCGGCTACGACGTGAAGGTGATCGACCCGCGCACGGCATTCGCGAACGCAACACGGTTCGACCCATCGCAGCTCATCGCGGGCTGGCCGGAGGATCGTTTTAGAAAGCTCACCGCCGATCCGTTTTCCGCCGTCGTCACGCTCACTCACGTCGACCACATCGACGACGAAGCCCTGTCCATCGCCTTGAAATCGCCGTGCCGCTACATCGGCGCGCTCGGCTCGCGCAGAACGCACGCCAAACGCGTCGACCGCCTGAAGGCCGCTGGCTTCACCGATGCCGACATCGCGCGCATCCACGCTCCCGTCGGCCTCAACATCGAAGCCGAAACGCCGGGCGAAATCGCAACCTCGATCCTGGCACAGATCATCTCAGCGTTCCGCAAAGCACCTGACGCGTGA